A window of Gemmatimonadota bacterium genomic DNA:
TTACAGAGATTGCGACGGCGCGGTTTCCCGAGCGCAAGATCAATTATATCAATAGGGGAATTGGCGGTAATCGCGTGACGCATTTGCACGAGCGCTGGCGAGAAGATGTGATTGATCACGCGCCGGATAAGTTGTCGGTTAAGATTGGGATCAATGATTTACACAGCGTTTTGCGAGAGGCGGAGGATGCGGTTCCGCCCGCGCGATTTGAAGCATTGTACGATGCGATTCTGGATACGACGCAACGGGAGATTGGATGTCCTATTGTGCTGATTACGCCGTTTTATATTTCGACGGATACATCCGGACAGACGTTCCAGAGCGAGGTTATGGCGTTGATTCCGGAGTATATCGGCATTGTGGAGAAGATGAGCGAGAAGTACGGGACAAAGCTGTTGCGTTTGCACGATCTTTTCCAGGTGCATTTGCAATATAGAGGTTCAGAAACTTTTTGTCCAGAGCCTGTGCATCCCAATCGGACAGGGCATTTTATTATTGCGGATGCGTTGTTTAAGATGCTGTGTGAGGCGTGAGGGGCATACCATATCGGCTTTCTTCAATTGGAGGCACATCAATGGACAAGCTCAAAATTGCACATATCGGTACGGGGAATCGTGGGACAGGGGTGTATCTTCCGCTCATCGCGAAGTTGAAGGACGACCTTGAACTGGTCGCTGTTTGCGATGTAAGCGAAGATTCTGTCAAGGCGCAGGGCGCGAAGTATAACGTGGCTGCATATACAGATACCGCTGAGATGCTGGAAAAAGAAAAGCCAGATATCTGCTCCATCGTAATTACCCCGAGCAATAATCAT
This region includes:
- a CDS encoding SGNH/GDSL hydrolase family protein; protein product: MSDFWIQDGETMLFIGDSITDCGRRAAEAPLGNGYVRAFTEIATARFPERKINYINRGIGGNRVTHLHERWREDVIDHAPDKLSVKIGINDLHSVLREAEDAVPPARFEALYDAILDTTQREIGCPIVLITPFYISTDTSGQTFQSEVMALIPEYIGIVEKMSEKYGTKLLRLHDLFQVHLQYRGSETFCPEPVHPNRTGHFIIADALFKMLCEA